A genomic window from Struthio camelus isolate bStrCam1 chromosome 2, bStrCam1.hap1, whole genome shotgun sequence includes:
- the SDC2 gene encoding syndecan-2 has translation MRGVWLALTFSFVACASGQPRTDLTSDKDLYLDNSSVEEASGVYPIDDDDYSSGSGSGAEEEEDSAVITSRTLPKIPTTNDVLRAEMTTMKMQTKMPAQTKSPEEIGKEERPETDAKKNSDEPGDDTDVFTEKHSENLFQRTEVLAAVIAGGVIGFLFAIFLILLLVYRMRKKDEGSYDLGERKPSSAAYQKAPTKEFYA, from the exons AGAACAGATTTGACCTCTGATAAAGACTTATACCTTGACAACAGCTCCGTTGAAGAAGCATCAGGCGTCTATCCaattgatgatgatgattattctTCTGGGTCAGGTTCAG GTGCTGAAGAAGAGGAGGACAGCGCGGTAATAACATCCAGAACGCTTCCAAAGATACCAACAACTAATGATGTGTTGAGAGCTGAGATGACCACAATGAAAATGCAGACTAAGATGCCAGCACAGACAAAG TCACCTGAAGAAATTGGTAAAGAGGAAAGGCCTGAGACGGATGCCAAGAAAAATAGTGATGAGCCAGGAGATGACACCGACGTGTTCACTGAGAAGCAttcagaaaacctttttcagAGAACAGAAGTTCTGGCAG CTGTTATTGCTGGTGGAGTTATCGGTTTTCTTTTTGCAATCTTCCTTATCCTGCTGTTGGTATACCGCATGAGAAAGAAGGATGAAGGCAGCTACGATCTTGGGGAACGTAAACCATCTAGTGCTGCCTATCAAAAGGCACCTACTAAGGAATTTTATGCATAA